Proteins encoded by one window of Pyxidicoccus trucidator:
- a CDS encoding PH domain-containing protein has translation MSDTPTLEALPSNALTLFRVAGLIRVAVYGVLATVAGFVLSLTKVGWWAWLLPCAVVLVTLTLVAWYPQRAHRRWGWALREHDLLIAHGVLVQQLVSIPAGRIQHVDVHQGPIERALGLARLQVYTASGGGADGEIPGLARETADALREKLVRREADDVV, from the coding sequence ATGTCCGACACGCCCACGCTCGAAGCCCTTCCTTCCAACGCGCTCACACTCTTCCGCGTAGCGGGACTCATCCGCGTCGCCGTGTATGGCGTGCTGGCGACGGTTGCCGGCTTCGTACTGTCACTGACGAAAGTGGGCTGGTGGGCCTGGCTGCTTCCCTGCGCGGTGGTGCTGGTGACGCTCACGCTGGTCGCCTGGTATCCGCAGCGCGCGCATCGGCGCTGGGGCTGGGCCCTGCGCGAGCACGACCTGCTCATCGCGCACGGCGTGCTGGTGCAGCAGTTGGTGTCCATCCCCGCGGGGCGCATCCAGCACGTGGACGTGCACCAGGGCCCCATCGAGCGGGCACTGGGGCTGGCGCGCTTGCAGGTCTACACGGCCTCCGGCGGCGGCGCGGACGGAGAGATTCCAGGCCTCGCGCGAGAGACGGCGGATGCCCTGCGCGAGAAGCTCGTGCGGCGCGAGGCCGATGATGTCGTCTGA
- a CDS encoding PH domain-containing protein codes for MSSETPLPLAAGDDVPWKRLSPRAPLAALFPVLGLVGRPLLGAMLPTFFLRDGGLPTFAWVLVIGLLVCSVSALLYEVATLRYRVVGAQLEIRSGVLTRTSRFIEAARVQNTEVLQPLISKLLGLVELKVETASGQKAEGHLRGLTPQDAQALIDALHVARGSDAPALAPVSTGGAAEGEVLAEMRLGDLLRYGATATGLGVLAVVMGAINELMEAFHKLVLPWLVAQSEALARPGMSWVSAVLAIVAGLLAIWLVNVALAVLRFHGFRLVDTGKHFRAAGGLLTRRQVTVRRERIQLVVLDEPLLRRAFGFGSVEVETAGVRAGREPAERAELMVPVVPTARMEALVERLIPGLPSTLGELSLRPAHPKALLRARIRAVGLSVLVAAPASIYFWPWGVLAWALLPLQLLGAWFDWRFQGWLITEGLVVVRQGFWRRRTTVLRRSRIQSVRAVQGPLERGYGIGHVQVYVAGSQVTLPCVGWDEVRQLIDTLPEPRRLRAPPRGVRAAPDRTDGSGPTGQGEAPTAASEPAFRLYSRFPE; via the coding sequence ATGTCGTCTGAGACACCGCTGCCCCTCGCCGCCGGAGACGACGTGCCGTGGAAGCGGCTCAGCCCCCGGGCTCCGCTCGCGGCGCTGTTCCCTGTCCTCGGACTCGTGGGCCGCCCGCTGCTGGGCGCGATGCTGCCCACCTTCTTCCTGCGCGACGGAGGGCTGCCCACGTTCGCCTGGGTCCTGGTCATTGGCCTGCTGGTGTGCAGCGTCTCCGCGCTGCTGTACGAGGTGGCCACACTCCGCTACCGCGTGGTGGGCGCGCAGCTGGAGATCCGCTCCGGAGTCCTGACGCGCACCTCCCGCTTCATCGAGGCGGCGCGCGTGCAGAACACGGAGGTCCTCCAGCCCCTCATCTCGAAGCTGCTGGGCCTGGTGGAGCTGAAGGTGGAGACCGCGTCCGGGCAGAAGGCCGAGGGCCACCTGCGCGGGCTCACACCCCAGGATGCGCAGGCCCTCATCGACGCCCTGCACGTGGCGCGCGGCAGCGATGCACCGGCGCTGGCGCCGGTGAGCACGGGCGGCGCAGCGGAGGGCGAGGTCCTCGCGGAGATGCGGCTGGGCGACCTGCTGCGCTACGGCGCGACGGCCACGGGGCTGGGCGTGCTCGCCGTGGTGATGGGCGCCATCAACGAGCTGATGGAGGCCTTCCACAAGCTGGTGCTGCCCTGGCTGGTGGCGCAGTCGGAAGCGCTCGCGCGGCCCGGCATGAGCTGGGTCTCCGCCGTCCTGGCCATCGTCGCGGGGCTGCTGGCCATCTGGCTGGTGAACGTGGCGCTGGCGGTGCTGCGCTTCCATGGCTTCCGTCTGGTGGATACCGGGAAGCACTTCCGGGCCGCGGGTGGGCTCCTCACCCGCCGGCAGGTGACGGTGCGGCGCGAGCGCATCCAGCTGGTCGTGCTCGACGAGCCCCTGCTGCGCCGCGCGTTCGGCTTCGGCTCCGTGGAGGTGGAGACCGCGGGCGTGCGCGCCGGACGCGAGCCCGCCGAGCGCGCCGAGCTGATGGTGCCCGTGGTGCCCACCGCCCGCATGGAGGCGCTCGTCGAGCGGCTCATCCCCGGCCTCCCCTCCACGCTGGGCGAGCTGTCCCTGCGCCCCGCGCACCCCAAGGCGCTCCTGCGCGCGCGCATCCGCGCGGTGGGGCTGAGCGTCCTGGTGGCCGCGCCCGCGAGCATCTACTTCTGGCCATGGGGCGTGCTCGCCTGGGCGCTACTGCCGCTCCAGCTCCTCGGCGCCTGGTTCGACTGGCGCTTCCAGGGCTGGCTCATCACCGAGGGGCTGGTGGTCGTCCGCCAGGGTTTCTGGCGCCGGCGCACCACCGTGCTGCGACGCTCGCGCATCCAGTCCGTGAGGGCCGTGCAGGGGCCGCTCGAGCGGGGCTATGGCATCGGCCATGTCCAGGTGTACGTGGCGGGCTCCCAGGTCACCCTGCCGTGCGTGGGCTGGGACGAGGTGCGACAGCTCATCGACACGCTCCCCGAGCCACGCCGGCTTCGCGCTCCCCCACGCGGAGTGCGAGCGGCTCCGGACCGCACCGACGGGTCCGGGCCAACTGGCCAGGGGGAAGCACCAACGGCTGCAAGCGAGCCTGCCTTCCGCCTATACTCGCGTTTTCCCGAGTGA
- a CDS encoding OmpP1/FadL family transporter, protein MKKTLSLVTLLAAGATQAAGFQIDTHSARSTGMGNASTAALDDSSAIYSNAANILGVKKLDITVGDTGILPFLEFTPTGGAAQGQKLTLSPPPHVFVVYRPFEKAAFGLGAYTPYGARSRWEDGFVGRFKGRESSLAAYYINPTFAYQVHESIRLGVGVDIVRSTVELKRSLNFIQSEGAIHLGGGAWGVGFNAGLQAVLLDELTVGVHYRSAVSTTFEGSADFQNIPTEFERRLVDQDVKADVKFPATLSLGLAFTPMERLTVAMDVQLVDWASFQSLTIQFPENPELNNPVAKQWVAKAKYHLGAEYGLTQAVQLRAGFVVDLSPSPAETLTPDLPDADRYKFSLGAGYTLGRLRADAAYQLVILADTESVAPGMDGTYSGSAHVLGVTLGYSM, encoded by the coding sequence ATGAAGAAGACGCTCTCCCTTGTGACGCTGCTCGCCGCCGGTGCCACCCAGGCCGCGGGTTTCCAGATCGACACCCACAGCGCACGCTCGACGGGCATGGGCAACGCGTCCACCGCCGCGTTGGACGACTCGTCCGCCATCTACTCCAACGCCGCGAACATCCTCGGCGTGAAGAAGCTGGACATCACCGTCGGTGACACCGGCATCCTCCCCTTCCTGGAGTTCACCCCGACGGGTGGCGCGGCCCAGGGACAGAAGCTGACGCTGTCGCCCCCGCCCCACGTCTTCGTCGTCTACCGCCCGTTCGAGAAGGCCGCGTTCGGCCTGGGCGCGTACACGCCCTACGGCGCGCGCAGCCGCTGGGAGGATGGCTTCGTGGGCCGCTTCAAGGGCCGCGAGTCCAGCCTGGCCGCGTACTACATCAACCCCACCTTCGCGTATCAGGTGCACGAGTCCATCCGCCTGGGTGTGGGCGTGGACATCGTGCGCAGCACGGTGGAGCTGAAGCGCTCGCTGAACTTCATCCAGAGCGAGGGCGCCATCCACCTGGGCGGCGGCGCCTGGGGGGTGGGCTTCAACGCGGGCCTCCAGGCCGTGCTGCTGGATGAGCTGACGGTCGGCGTCCACTACCGCAGCGCGGTGTCCACCACCTTCGAGGGCAGCGCGGACTTCCAGAACATCCCGACGGAGTTCGAGCGGCGGCTGGTGGACCAGGACGTGAAGGCGGACGTGAAGTTCCCCGCGACGCTGTCGCTGGGCCTCGCCTTCACGCCCATGGAGCGGCTGACGGTGGCGATGGACGTCCAGCTCGTGGACTGGGCGAGCTTCCAGTCACTGACCATCCAGTTCCCGGAGAACCCGGAGCTGAACAACCCGGTGGCCAAGCAGTGGGTGGCCAAGGCGAAGTACCACCTGGGCGCCGAGTACGGCCTGACGCAGGCCGTGCAGCTGCGCGCCGGCTTCGTGGTGGACCTGTCGCCCAGCCCCGCCGAGACGCTGACGCCGGACCTTCCGGACGCGGACCGCTACAAGTTCAGCCTGGGCGCCGGCTACACCCTGGGCAGGCTGCGCGCGGACGCGGCCTACCAGCTCGTCATCCTCGCGGACACGGAGAGCGTGGCGCCGGGAATGGACGGCACCTACTCCGGCTCCGCGCACGTGCTCGGCGTGACGCTCGGCTATTCGATGTAG
- a CDS encoding Crp/Fnr family transcriptional regulator: MSYSQLLAQVSMFEQLEGEDLEQLSALLRTRRYAKGEVIFHQGDVGRALYVIRKGEVAIRLSSPDGKEVILALLDRGDFFGELALLDGEPRSTDAVAREETDLLSIQREDFHAFLNARPKVALGLLANLSRLVRHVTQLVHDTTFLDARARLVRVLLELARNQGQQGSEGVVIPQKLTQTELANLCGLTRESTNKWLRFYVREGLLSYEGGRITLVHPGRLVREAE, encoded by the coding sequence GTGTCCTATTCACAGCTTCTGGCCCAGGTCTCCATGTTCGAGCAGCTCGAGGGCGAGGACCTCGAGCAGCTGTCCGCGCTCCTCCGCACCCGGCGCTATGCGAAGGGGGAGGTCATCTTCCACCAGGGAGACGTGGGCAGGGCCCTCTACGTCATCCGCAAGGGAGAGGTCGCCATCCGCCTCAGCTCACCGGATGGCAAGGAGGTCATCCTGGCGCTGCTCGACCGCGGAGACTTCTTCGGAGAGCTGGCGCTCCTCGACGGTGAGCCGCGCTCCACCGATGCCGTCGCGCGCGAGGAGACGGACCTGCTGTCCATCCAGCGCGAGGACTTCCACGCCTTCCTGAACGCGCGCCCCAAGGTCGCCCTGGGCCTGCTGGCCAACCTGAGCCGGCTGGTGCGGCACGTGACGCAGCTGGTGCACGACACCACGTTCCTGGATGCGCGGGCGCGCCTGGTGCGCGTGCTGCTGGAGCTGGCGCGCAACCAGGGCCAGCAGGGCAGCGAGGGGGTCGTCATCCCGCAGAAGCTCACGCAGACAGAGCTGGCCAACCTGTGCGGCCTCACCCGCGAGAGCACCAACAAGTGGCTGCGCTTCTATGTCCGCGAGGGCTTGCTGTCCTACGAGGGAGGGCGCATCACCCTGGTCCATCCCGGGAGGCTCGTCCGCGAAGCGGAGTGA
- a CDS encoding cyclic nucleotide-binding domain-containing protein, which yields MPRQTASAALAPQAPSSRSKPLTAYDGDEEKPSPREARNRGTDLLVSGDLEGALAAFREAVAVAPDEPSCRQKVAEVLQRLGRTREAVAEYEIAARAWNQHGWMLRALALCKVILQLDPGHERTRAFLAELRVRRGLPPPEDEAVPRPPVSAAPPALAHGGSTSESRLEVVPHLLRLSPLFARLKQPLLQTVKEAFTPCTADAGEAILTRGQPAQALYLLLRGRCTVFHQHLDGHESPYPELVEGDVFGEVALLRSKLVTATVRAATPCLLLKLEREAFEQLLAAEPELRRELQRMGAERLCRTALLLTRPRQALPGL from the coding sequence ATGCCCAGACAGACCGCATCGGCCGCCCTCGCGCCCCAGGCCCCCTCCTCCAGGTCCAAACCGCTCACGGCGTACGACGGGGACGAGGAGAAGCCGTCGCCCCGGGAGGCGCGAAACCGGGGCACGGACCTGCTCGTCTCGGGAGACCTGGAGGGCGCACTCGCGGCGTTCCGGGAGGCGGTGGCGGTGGCGCCGGACGAGCCCTCCTGCCGGCAGAAGGTCGCCGAGGTCCTGCAACGGCTGGGGAGGACCCGCGAGGCGGTGGCCGAGTATGAGATTGCCGCCCGCGCCTGGAATCAGCACGGCTGGATGCTGCGGGCCCTCGCGCTCTGCAAGGTCATCCTCCAACTGGACCCGGGCCACGAGCGCACCCGGGCCTTCCTGGCGGAGCTCCGAGTCCGGCGCGGGCTGCCCCCGCCCGAGGACGAAGCCGTGCCGCGTCCTCCCGTATCCGCGGCTCCGCCCGCGCTGGCGCACGGGGGCTCCACCTCGGAGTCGCGTCTGGAGGTGGTGCCGCACCTGCTGCGCCTCAGCCCGCTCTTCGCCAGGCTGAAGCAGCCGCTGCTCCAGACAGTGAAGGAGGCCTTCACGCCCTGTACGGCGGACGCGGGCGAGGCCATCCTGACCCGTGGCCAGCCGGCGCAGGCGCTGTACCTGCTCCTGCGCGGACGGTGCACCGTGTTCCACCAGCACCTGGATGGCCATGAGTCGCCGTACCCCGAGCTGGTGGAGGGAGATGTCTTTGGCGAAGTCGCCCTGCTGCGCAGCAAGCTGGTGACGGCCACGGTGCGGGCGGCCACCCCGTGCCTGCTGCTGAAGCTGGAGCGCGAGGCCTTCGAGCAGCTCCTGGCGGCCGAGCCGGAGCTGCGACGAGAGCTGCAGCGGATGGGTGCCGAGCGACTGTGCCGTACCGCCCTGTTGCTGACGCGGCCACGGCAGGCACTCCCGGGCTTGTGA
- a CDS encoding adenylate/guanylate cyclase domain-containing protein gives MQIVMNPGLSDEQAFPLGEGITFIGRDVENQISVLHRSLSRQHARLDTTNGKVVLTDLQSKNGTFVGAARIGSQELQPGDTFSCGAVTFRLIADPQATQVSPMLTHESRVLSQVSIQELLGAQDPHRSSALKLGTTPVAERDRDKLQILLKVSQFLSSPGTIESLMERSLELVFQVLEVDRAVILLVDKGSGLLRPHVARTSDGSKDLSQVYSRHITTYVQQHGVAALFADARLDPRLDTADSVVQQSIYAAMCAPLKAREELLGVLYLDNLRRPERFSQEDLEFLSSFANQVGIALENSMLYRRIEQEAIRRNNYQRFFPPSALERLEQSSTVMELGAKEAEVTTLFSDICGFTQLSSTMRPTEVVDMLNAYFPIMADIVFEQEGTLEKYIGDALMATWGAPFSHPDDADRALRAAVRMQQELQRLNQQRRARQQVELWIHIGLNSGPVAAGNIGSKRFLQYATIGDTTNVASRVCSAAGAGEILITQSTYDLLTERRWPLEPLPPTPVKGKDAPLMLYRVRWNT, from the coding sequence ATGCAGATTGTCATGAACCCGGGGCTTTCCGACGAGCAGGCCTTCCCGCTCGGCGAGGGCATCACGTTCATCGGGCGCGACGTGGAGAATCAAATCTCGGTCCTCCACCGCAGCCTGTCGCGCCAGCACGCGCGGCTGGACACCACCAACGGCAAGGTCGTCCTGACGGACCTGCAGAGCAAGAACGGCACCTTCGTCGGCGCGGCGCGCATCGGGAGCCAGGAGCTCCAGCCCGGAGACACCTTCAGCTGTGGCGCGGTCACCTTCCGCCTGATTGCCGACCCCCAGGCGACGCAGGTGAGCCCCATGCTCACCCACGAGTCCCGCGTGCTCTCGCAGGTGTCCATCCAGGAGCTGCTCGGAGCGCAGGACCCGCACCGCTCCTCCGCGCTCAAGCTGGGCACCACGCCCGTGGCGGAGCGGGACAGGGACAAGCTGCAGATCCTCCTCAAGGTGAGCCAGTTCCTCTCCTCGCCGGGCACCATCGAGAGCCTGATGGAGCGCTCGCTGGAGCTGGTGTTCCAGGTGCTCGAGGTGGACCGCGCGGTCATCCTCCTGGTGGACAAGGGCTCGGGCCTGCTGCGGCCGCACGTGGCCCGGACTTCGGACGGCTCCAAAGACTTGTCGCAGGTCTACAGCCGGCACATCACCACGTACGTGCAGCAGCACGGCGTCGCGGCGCTCTTCGCGGATGCGCGGCTGGACCCGCGCCTGGACACCGCCGATTCCGTGGTCCAGCAGTCCATCTACGCGGCGATGTGCGCTCCGCTCAAGGCGCGCGAGGAGCTGCTGGGCGTCCTCTACCTGGACAACCTCCGGCGTCCGGAGCGCTTCTCACAGGAGGACCTGGAGTTCCTGTCCTCCTTCGCCAACCAGGTGGGAATCGCGCTGGAGAACTCGATGCTGTACCGGCGCATCGAGCAGGAGGCCATCCGCCGCAACAACTACCAGCGCTTCTTCCCGCCCAGCGCCCTGGAGCGGCTGGAGCAGTCCTCCACGGTGATGGAGCTGGGGGCGAAGGAGGCGGAGGTGACGACGCTCTTCTCGGACATCTGCGGCTTCACGCAGCTGTCCTCGACGATGCGCCCCACCGAGGTGGTCGACATGCTCAACGCGTACTTCCCCATCATGGCGGACATCGTGTTCGAGCAGGAGGGAACGCTGGAGAAGTACATCGGCGACGCGTTGATGGCGACGTGGGGCGCGCCCTTCTCCCATCCGGACGACGCCGACCGCGCGCTGCGGGCCGCCGTGCGGATGCAGCAGGAGCTCCAGCGGCTCAACCAGCAGCGCCGCGCGAGACAGCAGGTGGAGCTGTGGATTCACATCGGCCTGAACAGCGGCCCGGTGGCGGCGGGCAACATCGGCTCCAAGCGCTTCCTGCAGTACGCCACCATTGGTGACACCACCAACGTGGCCAGCCGCGTGTGCAGCGCCGCCGGCGCGGGTGAGATTCTCATCACCCAGAGCACGTACGACCTGCTGACGGAGCGGCGCTGGCCCCTGGAGCCCCTGCCGCCAACGCCCGTCAAGGGCAAGGACGCGCCGCTGATGCTCTACCGCGTGCGCTGGAACACCTGA
- a CDS encoding 2,3-dihydro-2,3-dihydroxybenzoate dehydrogenase gives MGTHSRVALVTGAAQGIGAAVARALADSASIAALDVNEEGLAALVTDLRARGCQASAWRADVSDSAAVEAVVERVEREQGPIDILVNVAGVLRVAPVVSLSDADWATTFAVNTHGVFHMSRAVARRMVPRRTGVIVTVGSNASSVPRMQMAAYAASKAASSMFTKCLGLELAQHGIRCNVVSPGSTDTAMQRALWADEHGAQAVIEGSPEAFRVGIPLRRIANPADIAEAVRFLVSEGARHITMHDLCVDGGATLGA, from the coding sequence ATGGGGACGCATTCCAGGGTGGCGCTAGTCACAGGTGCCGCACAGGGCATTGGAGCGGCGGTGGCGCGGGCGCTGGCGGACAGCGCCTCCATCGCCGCACTCGATGTGAATGAGGAGGGCCTCGCCGCCCTCGTCACGGACCTTCGCGCGCGCGGGTGTCAGGCCTCGGCCTGGCGTGCCGACGTGAGCGACAGCGCCGCGGTGGAAGCCGTCGTCGAGCGCGTCGAGCGCGAGCAGGGCCCCATCGACATCCTGGTGAATGTGGCCGGGGTGCTGCGGGTGGCTCCGGTCGTGTCGCTCAGCGACGCGGACTGGGCGACCACGTTCGCCGTCAACACCCATGGCGTCTTCCACATGTCCCGCGCCGTCGCGCGGCGCATGGTGCCGCGTCGGACGGGCGTCATCGTCACCGTGGGCTCCAACGCCTCCAGTGTGCCCAGGATGCAGATGGCCGCGTATGCCGCCTCCAAGGCCGCGTCGAGCATGTTCACCAAGTGCCTGGGGCTGGAGCTGGCCCAGCACGGCATCCGCTGCAACGTGGTGTCCCCCGGCTCCACCGACACCGCCATGCAGCGTGCGCTGTGGGCGGACGAGCACGGCGCCCAGGCGGTCATCGAGGGCTCGCCCGAGGCCTTCCGCGTGGGCATCCCCCTGCGCCGGATTGCCAACCCCGCGGACATCGCCGAGGCCGTGCGGTTCCTCGTCTCGGAGGGCGCCCGCCACATCACCATGCACGACCTCTGCGTCGACGGCGGCGCCACGTTGGGCGCCTAG
- the dhbC gene encoding isochorismate synthase DhbC, translated as MVKLAAQLLESYEAGSSFFFSSPRRTMLAQGSFATVPHSVGEDALERLPRRVRAVLDDARQADHDIPVVVGAVPFDGTSPAQLVVPMTIQRAGPLVFDKDVPVHRPLGAHYTVQPVPEPAAYLHGVERALTLMQSGPLQKVVLSRSLHLSASTPIDLRQLLRNLAWRNPSGYTFAVDLPPGRNGATGGRTLIGASPELLVSRSGFQVLANPLAGSAARSADPLEDQERARALLTSPKDLHEHAVVIDAVAEALRPYCKTLDVPAGPSLVSTATMWHLSSRIVGELIDPSISSLTLAAALHPTPAVCGYPTRLAHEAIGSIEPFERGYYTGAVGWCDASGDGQWAVTIRCAEADERSLRLFAGAGIVVGSKPESELAETEAKFRTMLQAMGLGQVAEAQP; from the coding sequence ATGGTGAAGCTCGCCGCGCAGTTGCTTGAGAGCTACGAGGCCGGGTCCTCGTTCTTCTTCTCCTCGCCCCGGCGGACGATGCTGGCGCAGGGCTCGTTCGCCACCGTTCCGCACAGCGTCGGTGAGGATGCGCTGGAGCGCCTCCCCAGGCGCGTCCGGGCGGTGCTCGATGACGCCCGGCAGGCCGACCACGACATCCCGGTGGTGGTGGGCGCGGTGCCCTTCGACGGCACCTCTCCCGCGCAGCTGGTGGTGCCGATGACCATCCAGCGCGCGGGCCCGCTGGTGTTCGACAAGGATGTCCCCGTGCACCGCCCCCTCGGCGCGCACTACACCGTCCAGCCGGTGCCGGAGCCCGCCGCGTACCTCCACGGCGTGGAGCGGGCCCTGACGCTGATGCAGAGCGGGCCCCTGCAAAAGGTGGTGCTGTCCCGCTCGCTGCACCTCAGCGCGAGCACGCCCATCGACCTGCGGCAGCTGCTCCGCAACCTGGCCTGGCGCAACCCCTCCGGCTACACGTTCGCCGTGGACCTGCCCCCGGGGCGGAACGGGGCCACCGGCGGCCGCACGCTGATTGGCGCGAGCCCGGAGCTGCTGGTCTCCCGCTCGGGCTTCCAGGTGCTCGCCAATCCGCTGGCGGGCTCGGCCGCGCGCAGCGCGGACCCGCTGGAGGACCAGGAGCGGGCCCGGGCACTGCTGACCTCCCCCAAGGACCTCCATGAGCACGCGGTGGTCATCGACGCCGTCGCGGAGGCGCTGCGCCCGTACTGCAAGACGCTGGACGTGCCGGCGGGCCCGTCGCTCGTCAGCACCGCGACAATGTGGCACCTGTCGAGCCGCATCGTCGGCGAGCTGATCGACCCGTCCATCTCCTCGCTGACGCTGGCCGCCGCGCTGCACCCGACACCGGCGGTGTGCGGCTATCCGACGCGGCTGGCGCACGAGGCCATCGGCTCCATCGAGCCGTTCGAGCGAGGCTACTACACGGGCGCCGTGGGCTGGTGTGACGCGAGCGGTGACGGCCAGTGGGCGGTGACCATCCGCTGCGCCGAGGCCGACGAGCGCTCGCTGCGGCTCTTCGCGGGCGCCGGCATCGTCGTCGGCTCCAAGCCCGAGTCCGAGCTGGCGGAGACCGAGGCGAAGTTCCGCACCATGCTCCAGGCGATGGGCCTGGGCCAGGTCGCCGAGGCCCAGCCATGA
- a CDS encoding (2,3-dihydroxybenzoyl)adenylate synthase gives MTSPALPLPGCPTWPEAFATRYREAGYWRGETFGQLLRERARRHGERTAVVAGNERWTYQQLDERADRLAAGFLALGIEPGDRVVVQLPNTAAFFEVCFALFRLGALPVFALPAHRGAEIGYFCEFTEAVAYVIADRHGGFDYLKLAEHVRGKVPTLRHVIVAGDAGPFTPLSALYAEPVPLPGPRSGDVAFFQLSGGSTGVPKLIPRTHDDYLYSVRASADICQLDASSVYLCALPAAHNFPLSSPGVLGTLYAGGTVVMALHPSPDVAFPLIERERVTLTALVPPLAMIWLEAAKARRHDLSSLRILQVGGARLSNEAAGRVRPTLGCTLQQVFGMAEGLVNYTRLDDPEELVVTTQGRPISPDDELRIVDEEDREVAPGELGQLLTRGPYTIRGYYKAEAHNARAFTADGFYRTGDLVRMTPEGYLVVDGRVKDQINRGGEKIAAEEVENHLLAHPAVHDAALVAIPDAFLGERTCAFVIPRGAPPAATVLTSFLRERGLAAFKIPDRVEFIDAFPQTGVGKVSKKSLRDALSRAAAGSTVPLSPR, from the coding sequence ATGACGTCCCCTGCCCTTCCCCTGCCGGGCTGCCCCACCTGGCCGGAGGCCTTCGCCACCCGCTACCGGGAAGCCGGCTACTGGCGCGGAGAGACCTTCGGGCAGCTGCTGCGCGAGCGGGCCCGGCGCCATGGCGAGCGCACCGCCGTCGTCGCGGGGAATGAGCGCTGGACGTACCAGCAGCTCGACGAGCGCGCCGACCGGCTGGCCGCGGGCTTCCTCGCCCTGGGCATCGAGCCGGGAGATCGCGTGGTGGTGCAGCTGCCCAACACCGCGGCCTTCTTCGAGGTGTGCTTCGCGCTGTTCCGCCTCGGCGCGCTGCCGGTGTTCGCGCTGCCGGCGCACCGTGGCGCGGAGATTGGCTACTTCTGCGAGTTCACCGAGGCGGTCGCCTACGTCATCGCCGACCGGCACGGTGGCTTCGACTACCTCAAGCTGGCCGAGCACGTCCGTGGAAAGGTGCCCACCCTCCGGCACGTCATCGTCGCCGGGGACGCGGGCCCCTTCACGCCGCTGAGCGCCCTGTACGCCGAGCCCGTCCCGCTGCCGGGGCCCCGGTCCGGAGACGTGGCGTTCTTCCAGCTGTCGGGGGGCAGCACCGGAGTCCCCAAGCTCATCCCCCGCACCCACGACGACTACCTCTACAGCGTGCGGGCCAGCGCGGACATCTGCCAGCTGGACGCGTCGAGCGTGTACCTGTGCGCGCTGCCGGCCGCGCACAACTTCCCGCTCAGCTCGCCGGGAGTGCTCGGTACCCTCTACGCGGGCGGCACCGTGGTGATGGCGCTGCACCCCAGCCCCGACGTGGCCTTCCCGCTCATCGAGCGCGAGCGCGTCACCCTCACTGCGCTGGTGCCCCCGCTGGCGATGATCTGGCTGGAGGCCGCGAAGGCCCGCCGGCACGACCTGTCCAGCCTGCGCATCCTGCAGGTGGGCGGCGCCCGGCTCAGCAACGAGGCCGCCGGGCGCGTGCGTCCCACGCTGGGCTGCACGCTGCAGCAGGTCTTCGGCATGGCCGAGGGCCTGGTCAACTACACCCGCCTGGACGACCCCGAGGAGCTCGTCGTCACCACCCAGGGGCGGCCCATCTCTCCGGACGACGAGCTTCGCATCGTCGACGAGGAGGACCGCGAAGTGGCCCCCGGTGAGCTCGGCCAGCTGCTGACGCGCGGGCCCTACACCATCCGCGGCTACTACAAGGCGGAGGCGCACAACGCCCGGGCCTTCACGGCCGACGGCTTCTACCGGACCGGCGACCTGGTCCGGATGACGCCCGAGGGCTACCTCGTGGTGGACGGCCGCGTGAAGGACCAGATCAACCGCGGCGGAGAGAAGATCGCGGCCGAGGAGGTGGAGAACCACCTGCTCGCCCACCCCGCCGTGCATGACGCCGCGCTGGTGGCCATCCCCGATGCGTTCCTGGGCGAGCGCACCTGCGCGTTCGTGATTCCTCGCGGCGCCCCGCCGGCCGCGACGGTCCTCACCTCGTTCCTGCGCGAGCGGGGACTGGCCGCCTTCAAGATTCCCGACCGGGTCGAGTTCATCGACGCCTTCCCCCAGACCGGGGTCGGCAAGGTCAGCAAGAAGTCGCTGCGTGACGCGCTCTCCCGCGCCGCCGCTGGAAGCACCGTTCCCCTCTCTCCGCGCTGA